One Rosa chinensis cultivar Old Blush chromosome 5, RchiOBHm-V2, whole genome shotgun sequence genomic region harbors:
- the LOC112203192 gene encoding uncharacterized protein LOC112203192, whose product MGEVTKAYIEALTATFTTTFNSVNTHIGEIRGLLGERNNDNNNNRNRGEERESGSEEEIVQPEQQGQADQDYKVKAEIPFFSGNLGMEDYLDWQLQVDRFFEIMELTENKQVKHVAWRLKSTAAVWWDKLQNTRKKQRKQGVKTWQRMKQLMMERFLSDDYEQILYKLYIECIQGMRTVAEYTAEFLRYSERNELGETEGQKVVRYISGLNKSIQEKIGLQTVWTVAEASNLALKAELLEKPSQASSFQRYNYQRSPDLVNASTDKGKALQQNTGSASRASNPPSKWTGSSSSSSGAPNRAPNQRLTNPYARPTTDVCYRCNKPGHRSNVCPERRQSTLIDDYDEDEEEVGRGDEYEGVEFAVEESPEKVNIVLQRILLSPKEDGQRHNIFRSLCSINNKVCNLIVENGSCENFVARKLVEYLQLPTQPHDTPYSPGWVKNGPQVRVADSCKVSVSIGRDNVMMFLWNSHKIAMAPIYQFERSGVKKGESFLTLSSSELEMEEAFKESEDICPVVIKGLLTAEKENMMIPKEVQNMLGEFEELISDELPNELPPMRDIQHQIDLVLGASLPNLPHYRMSPKENEILRE is encoded by the exons atgggtgaagttacgAAAGCATATATTGAAGCTCTTACAGCAACGTTTACCACTACCTTCAACTCCGTGAATACTCAtattggagaaattcgtggaCTGTTAGGAGAGAGGAATAACGACAACAACAATAATAGGAATAGAGGCGAGGAAAGAG AATCTGgttctgaagaagaaattgtgcAACCTGAACAACAAGGACAAGCTGATCAGGATTACAAAGTCAAAGCTGAGATCCCTTTCTTTTCGGGCAACTTGGGTATGGAAGATTATTTGGATTGGCAGCTTCAGGTGGATAGgttctttgagattatggagCTGACTGAAAACAAGCAAGTTAAGCATGTTGCCTGGCGATTAAAGAGTACTGCTGCAGTTTGGTGGGATAAGCTGCAGAATACCCGGAAGAAGCAAAGAAAGCAGGGAGTTAAAACATGGCAAAGAATGAAGCAACTTATGATGGAGAGATTCTTGTCGgatgattatgagcagattCTGTACAAGTTGTATATTGAATGCATCCAAGGTATGAGGACCGTTGCTGAGTACACTGCTGAGTTCTTACGCTATTCTGAGCGTAATGAACTAGGAGAAACTGAAGGTCAGAAGGTAGTTCGCTATATTAGTGGGTTGAACAAAAGCATTCAGGAGAAAATTGGGTTGCAAACTGTATGGACTGTGGCCGAAGCTTCAAATCTGGCATTGAAGGCAGAGTTGTTAGAGAAGCCTTCACAagcttcttctttccagagaTATAACTACCAAAGGAGCCCAGATTTGGTAAACGCCTCAACTGATAAGGGTAAAGCCTTACAACAGAATACAGGAAGTGCTTCTAGGGCTTCCAATCCCCCTTCTAAATGGACTGGCAGTTCTAGCAGTTCTAGTGGTGCTCCAAATAGGGCCCCAAACCAGAGGCTTACCAATCCTTATGCTAGACCTACAACAGATGTTTGCTATAGGTGCAACAAGCCTGGGCATAGGTCTAATGTGTGTCCTGAGAGGAGACAATCTACCCTTAtagatgattatgatgaagatgaagaagaagttggaagAGGTGATGAATATGAAGGGGTTGAGTTTGCAGTGGAGGAGTCTCCTGAGaaggttaatattgtgttgcaAAGGATCTTATTATCTCCTAAGGAAGATGGGCAGCGGCACAATATTTTCAGGTCACtttgttccattaataacaaagtgtgcaatCTAATTGTGGAAAATGGGAGTTGTGAAAATTTCGTAGCCAGGAAGTTGGTGGAGTATTTGCAGTTGCCTACACAGCCTCATGATACACCTTATTCTCCGGGGTGGGTCAAGAACGGTCCACAAGTTCGAGTTGCTGATTCCTGCAAAGTATCGGTatccattg GCAGAGATAATGTGATGATGTTTTTGTGGAATAGTCATAAAATTGCCATGGCTCCTATTTATCAATTTGAGAGATCTGGTGTGAAGAAAGGGGAGAGTTTTCTAACTTTGTCTAGCAGTGAACTTGAGATGGAGGAAGCCTTTAAAGAATCTGAAGATATTTGTCCAGTGGTGATTAAAGGGTTGTTGActgcagaaaaggaaaatatgatgATTCCTAAGGAAGTGCAGAATATGTTGGGAGAGTTTGAAGAGCTGATTTCAGATGAGCTGCCCAATGAGTTACCACCTATGAGGGACATTCAGcatcagattgatttggttCTTGGAGCTAGCTTGCCAAATCTGCCCCATTACCGCATGAGTCCTAAAGAGAACGAGATTTTGAGGGAGTAG